A single genomic interval of Musa acuminata AAA Group cultivar baxijiao chromosome BXJ3-4, Cavendish_Baxijiao_AAA, whole genome shotgun sequence harbors:
- the LOC103976633 gene encoding probable pectate lyase 5 isoform X1 — protein sequence MLLLTHILLVFLSFPLLLAATPFHNSSLHLHAHPDPDSVAREVHRQVESSRRRALLAAGVKEQQCLTGNPIDDCWRCSGTDWRQDRQRLADCGIGFGRDAMGGKGGPIYVVTDPSDQDPVNPALGTLRYGVIQEGPLWIIFAGDMTIHLNEELLVNSFKTIDGRGAVVHIAGGACITLQYVSNVIIHNVHVHHCVPAGEANVRSSPTHYGWRTRSDGDGISIYSGRKIWVDHCELSSCTDGLIDAIMGSTGITISNSYFSHHDEVMLLGHTDGYLPDSAMQVTIAFNRFGEQLVQRMPRCRRGYFHVVNNDFTSWEMYAIGGSANPTINSQGNRYIAPANPNAKEVTKRVETEESEWSGWNWRTEGDVLVNGAFFVPSGEGLDAKYAKAESLDPKSAALIDQLTLNAGVLGGPRDNGVGTAYSGVNYGGSAATADGGSGASGWGVGYGPLGMVFGSGAPAPSSRDSIVMITTTLLSASLLVTTFFSLHPL from the exons ATGCTCCTACTCACCCACATTCTCCttgtcttcctctccttccccctTCTCTTGGCTGCGACGCCCTTCCACAACTCTTCGCTCCATCTGCACGCCCACCCCGACCCCGATTCCGTCGCCCGGGAAGTCCACAG GCAGGTGGAATCGTCCCGCCGGCGCGCTCTGCTGGCGGCGGGCGTCAAGGAACAGCAGTGCCTGACGGGCAACCCAATCGATGACTGCTGGCGGTGCTCGGGCACGGACTGGCGGCAGGACCGGCAGCGCCTGGCGGACTGCGGCATCGGGTTCGGGCGGGACGCCATGGGCGGGAAGGGCGGGCCGATATACGTGGTGACGGACCCGTCGGACCAGGACCCGGTGAACCCCGCCCTGGGCACGCTCCGGTACGGCGTCATCCAGGAGGGCCCCCTGTGGATCATCTTTGCCGGCGACATGACCATCCACCTCAATGAGGAGCTGCTGGTGAACAGCTTCAAGACCATCGACGGCCGAGGCGCGGTGGTCCACATCGCCGGCGGCGCCTGCATCACCCTCCAGTACGTCTCCAATGTCATCATCCACAACGTGCACGTCCACCACTGCGTGCCTGCCGGCGAGGCCAACGTGCGCTCGTCCCCGACCCACTACGGCTGGCGCACCCGGTCGGACGGCGACGGCATCTCCATCTACAGCGGGCGCAAGATCTGGGTGGACCACTGCGAGCTGTCCTCCTGCACGGACGGCCTGATCGACGCCATCATGGGCTCCACGGGGATCACCATTTCCAACAGCTACTTCTCGCACCACGACGAGGTGATGCTGCTGGGGCACACAGACGGCTACCTGCCGGACTCCGCGATGCAGGTCACCATCGCGTTCAACCGATTCGGGGAGCAGCTGGTACAGCGCATGCCCCGGTGCCGGCGCGGCTACTTCCACGTGGTGAACAATGACTTCACGTCGTGGGAGATGTACGCCATCGGCGGCAGCGCCAACCCCACCATCAACAGCCAAGGCAACCGCTACATTGCCCCCGCCAACCCCAACGCCAAGGAG GTGACGAAGAGGGTGGAGACGGAGGAGAGCGAGTGGAGCGGGTGGAATTGGAGGACGGAAGGGGACGTGTTGGTGAACGGGGCCTTCTTCGTGCCGTCCGGGGAGGGATTGGACGCCAAGTACGCCAAGGCCGAGAGCCTGGACCCCAAGTCCGCCGCGCTCATCGACCAGCTCACCCTCAACGCGGGCGTCCTCGGTGGCCCCAG GGACAACGGCGTCGGAACGGCGTACTCGGGAGTCAACTACGGTGGGTCCGCCGCGACGGCCGACGGTGGAAGCGGGGCCAGCGGCTGGGGAGTAGGGTACGGGCCACTGGGGATGGTGTTCGGTAGCGGCGCACCAGCGCCCTCGAGCCGCGACTCTATTGTTATGATTACTACTACTCTCTTGTCTGCCTCTTTGCTCGTTACTACCTTCTTCTCTCTGCATCCTTTGTAG
- the LOC135635148 gene encoding inosine triphosphate pyrophosphatase-like: MPTVLPRPVTFVTGNTKKLEEVRAILGHSIPFRSLKLDLPELQGEPEEISKEKARLAAASVNGPVLVEDTCLCFNALNGLPGPYIKWFLLKIGHEGLNNILNAYEDKSAYAMCIFSLSLGPNLEPVTFLGKTQGKIVPPRGPTDFGWDPIFQPDGYEQTYAEMPKEEKNKISHRSKALALVKSHFAAADYIFQTDGSH, translated from the exons ATGCCGACGGTGCTGCCGCGACCCGTGACGTTCGTGACGGGAAACACAAAGAAGCTCGAGGAAGTCCGTGCCATCCTCGGCCATTCCATTCCCTTTCGATCTCTGAAGCTCGATC TGCCGGAATTGCAAGGTGAGCCAGAAGAAATATCCAAAGAAAAGGCCCGACTGGCTGCAGCCTCG GTAAATGGGCCTGTACTCGTCGAGGACACTTGCTTGTGCTTCAATGCTTTGAATGGTCTCCCAG GACCTTACAT AAAGTGGTTCTTGCTGAAGATTGGACATGAAG GCCTGAACAATATACTGAATGCCTATGAAGACAAATCGGCTTATGCTATGTgtattttttctctttctcttggtcCGAACTTAGAGCCAGTTACATTTCTTGGGAAGACCCAG GGTAAAATTGTTCCTCCAAGAGGTCCTACTGATTTTGGATGGGATCCGATCTTCCAACCAGATGGCTATGAGCAAAC CTACGCTGAGATGCCGAAAGAGGAAAAGAATAAGATATCCCACCGCTCAAAAGCACTGGCGTTGGTGAAATCACACTTTGCGGCTGCCGATTACATCTTCCAAACAGATGGCTCTCATTAA
- the LOC103976633 gene encoding probable pectate lyase 12 isoform X2 translates to MGGKGGPIYVVTDPSDQDPVNPALGTLRYGVIQEGPLWIIFAGDMTIHLNEELLVNSFKTIDGRGAVVHIAGGACITLQYVSNVIIHNVHVHHCVPAGEANVRSSPTHYGWRTRSDGDGISIYSGRKIWVDHCELSSCTDGLIDAIMGSTGITISNSYFSHHDEVMLLGHTDGYLPDSAMQVTIAFNRFGEQLVQRMPRCRRGYFHVVNNDFTSWEMYAIGGSANPTINSQGNRYIAPANPNAKEVTKRVETEESEWSGWNWRTEGDVLVNGAFFVPSGEGLDAKYAKAESLDPKSAALIDQLTLNAGVLGGPRDNGVGTAYSGVNYGGSAATADGGSGASGWGVGYGPLGMVFGSGAPAPSSRDSIVMITTTLLSASLLVTTFFSLHPL, encoded by the exons ATGGGCGGGAAGGGCGGGCCGATATACGTGGTGACGGACCCGTCGGACCAGGACCCGGTGAACCCCGCCCTGGGCACGCTCCGGTACGGCGTCATCCAGGAGGGCCCCCTGTGGATCATCTTTGCCGGCGACATGACCATCCACCTCAATGAGGAGCTGCTGGTGAACAGCTTCAAGACCATCGACGGCCGAGGCGCGGTGGTCCACATCGCCGGCGGCGCCTGCATCACCCTCCAGTACGTCTCCAATGTCATCATCCACAACGTGCACGTCCACCACTGCGTGCCTGCCGGCGAGGCCAACGTGCGCTCGTCCCCGACCCACTACGGCTGGCGCACCCGGTCGGACGGCGACGGCATCTCCATCTACAGCGGGCGCAAGATCTGGGTGGACCACTGCGAGCTGTCCTCCTGCACGGACGGCCTGATCGACGCCATCATGGGCTCCACGGGGATCACCATTTCCAACAGCTACTTCTCGCACCACGACGAGGTGATGCTGCTGGGGCACACAGACGGCTACCTGCCGGACTCCGCGATGCAGGTCACCATCGCGTTCAACCGATTCGGGGAGCAGCTGGTACAGCGCATGCCCCGGTGCCGGCGCGGCTACTTCCACGTGGTGAACAATGACTTCACGTCGTGGGAGATGTACGCCATCGGCGGCAGCGCCAACCCCACCATCAACAGCCAAGGCAACCGCTACATTGCCCCCGCCAACCCCAACGCCAAGGAG GTGACGAAGAGGGTGGAGACGGAGGAGAGCGAGTGGAGCGGGTGGAATTGGAGGACGGAAGGGGACGTGTTGGTGAACGGGGCCTTCTTCGTGCCGTCCGGGGAGGGATTGGACGCCAAGTACGCCAAGGCCGAGAGCCTGGACCCCAAGTCCGCCGCGCTCATCGACCAGCTCACCCTCAACGCGGGCGTCCTCGGTGGCCCCAG GGACAACGGCGTCGGAACGGCGTACTCGGGAGTCAACTACGGTGGGTCCGCCGCGACGGCCGACGGTGGAAGCGGGGCCAGCGGCTGGGGAGTAGGGTACGGGCCACTGGGGATGGTGTTCGGTAGCGGCGCACCAGCGCCCTCGAGCCGCGACTCTATTGTTATGATTACTACTACTCTCTTGTCTGCCTCTTTGCTCGTTACTACCTTCTTCTCTCTGCATCCTTTGTAG
- the LOC103976617 gene encoding myosin-6 — protein MANQIHLAVGSHVWTEDSDVAWIDGEVLEVNGDEVNICCTDEKVVTAKVMNVHPKDTEAPACGVDDMTKLSYLHEPGVLHNLRSRFMMNEIYTYTGNILIAVNPFQRLPHLYNSHMMEEYKGADFGELAPHPFAIADAAYRRMMIDETSQSILVSGESGAGKTESTKMLMRFLAYMGGKAATEGRSVEQQILESNPVLEAFGNAKTVRNNNSSRFGKFVEIQFDLKGRITGGAVRTYLLERSRVCQISDPERNYHCFYMICAAPSEDIERYKVGNPRTFHYLNQSNCYEIDGLDESEEYLATRRAMDVVGISSDEQDGIFRVVAAILHLGNVEFAEGEEEDSSVPKDEKSWYHLRTAAELFMCNEKALEDSLCKRIIVTRGENITKNLNPEAAALSRDALAKVVYSRLFDWLVNRINCSIGQDPDSKFLIGVLDIYGFESFKTNSFEQFCINLTNEKLQQHFNQHVFKMEQEEYTKEEIDWSYIEFIDNQDILDLIEKKPGGIIALLDEACMLPRSTHETFAEKLYQTFKNHQRFSKPKFSRSDFTIRHYAGDVTYQTELFLDKNKDYVVAEHQELLGASGCTFVADLFPPLSEDSSKSSKFSSIGLRFKQQLQTLLETLSATQPHYIRCVKPNNLLKPAIFENHNVLQQLRCGGVLEAIRISCAGFPTRRTFDEFIDRFGIFASELLDESSDEAAVTKRLMEKVDLKGFQIGKTKVFLRAGQMAELDARRNEVLGLSAKKIQRKFRSYLARKNFISLRKSAISIQATCRGQIARQHYQNMQRQAASLIIQMYFRMHLARKAYTDLCSASVIIQSGLRGMVARKELHFRQETRAAVIIQSYFRRHLARSHYARLKMAAITMQCAWRARVARWELRKLKLAAKETGALQEAKNKLEKQVEELTWRLQLEKRMRLDLEESKSQEITKLQVALQDTQGQFKETKALLVKEKEATKRAAEDAPVIHEVQVTDTDLIDKVTAENEKLKALVSSLETRIHETEKKYEETTKISEERLKKSLEAESKITELKNSVKSLQEKLSNMESENQVLRQQALLHSSVKSPPEHSIDGVSELNKETKDFETVPPAIKNLARFDSRIRKSYIDRQHENVDTLIKCVVQNIGFDLGKPAAALTIYKCLLHWKLFEAEKTSVFDRLIQMIGSAIEDDESNDHLAYWLSNTSTLLCLLQKSLKASGAVVGTPRRKPPPPTSLFGRMALGFRSSSSLPVDGLAFVRQVEAKYPALLFKQQLTAYVEKIFGIIRENTKKELTSLISLCLQAPKTAKTKSMVRGRSFGNSTQNSTWQSIIDNLDNLLITLQENYVPAVLIRNIFTQVFSFINVQLFNSLLLRRECCSFSNGEYMKSGLSELELWFAKAKPEHVGSSWDELKHTRQAVGFLVIFQKYRISYDEIVNDLCPVLSVQQLYKICTQYWDDKYNSQSVSPTVLSDMNTLMIKDSADADSDSAFLLEDDPSIPFSLDEVSSSIQDKDLHGVKPPEDLLKNPAFQFLND, from the exons ATG GCCAATCAAATCCACCTCGCAGTGGGATCACATGTCTGGACCGAGGATTCTGATGTGGCTTGGATTGATGGGGAGGTTCTGGAGGTCAATGGAGATGAGGTCAACATCTGCTGTACTGATGAAAAAGTG GTTACAGCTAAGGTGATGAATGTGCATCCAAAGGATACCGAAGCACCGGCTTGTGGTGTGGATGACATGACAAAGTTATCTTATCTGCATGAACCAGGAGTTTTGCATAACCTACGATCAAGATTTATGATGAATGAAATATAC ACATACACCGGGAATATACTGATTGCTGTCAACCCTTTTCAAAGACTGCCTCATCTTTATAACAGCCACATGATGGAAGAGTATAAAGGGGCAGACTTTGGCGAATTAGCTCCACATCCTTTTGCTATTGCTGATGCTGCATATAG ACGTATGATGATTGATGAAACAAGCCAGTCAATTTTAGTCAGTGGAGAAAGTGGGGCTGGAAAAACAGAAAGTACCAAAATGCTTATGCGCTTTCTTGCTTATATGGGAGGTAAGGCTGCAACTGAAGGGCGGTCCGTGGAGCAACAAATTTTGGAG TCCAATCCTGTGCTTGAAGCATTTGGTAATGCAAAGACAGTCCGGAACAATAATTCAAG TCGTTTTGGCAAGTTTGTCGAGATACAGTTCGATCTGAAAGGGAGGATTACAGGAGGTGCTGTTAGAACATACCTGCTTGAAAGATCTCGTGTCTGTCAAATATCTGATCCTGAGAGAAACTACCACTGCTTTTACATGATATGTGCGGCTCCATCAGAG GACATTGAAAGATATAAAGTGGGAAATCCTAGAACATTTCACTACCTAAATCAGTCTAACTGCTATGAGATTGACGGGTTAGATGAGTCCGAGGAATATTTGGCAACTAGAAGAGCAATGGATGTTGTTGGAATCAGCTCTGATGAACAG GATGGAATTTTCAGAGTAGTGGCAGCTATCCTTCATCTAGGAAATGTTGAATttgcagaaggagaagaagaagattcaTCTGTACCCAAAGATGAAAAGTCTTGGTACCATCTTAGAACTGCTGCAGAGCTTTTCAT GTGCAATGAAAAGGCTCTTGAGGATTCATTATGTAAGCGCATTATTGTAACTCGTGGTGAGAACATTACCAAAAATCTAAATCCAGAAGCTGCGGCTCTTAGCCGTGATGCTTTGGCAAAAGTTGTTTACTCACGGTTGTTTGACTG GCTGGTGAACAGGATTAACTGTTCGATTGGTCAAGATCCTGACTCAAAGTTTTTGATTGGAGTGCTGGATATTTATGGCTTTGAAAGTTTCAAGACAAACAG CTTTGAGCAATTTTGTATCAATCTTACTAATGAAAAACTGCAGCAGCATTTTAATCAG catgtttttaagatggaacaGGAGGAATATACGAAAGAAGAAATTGACTGGAGTTATATTGAATTTATTGACAACCAGGACATTCTGGATCTTATTGAAAAG AAACCTGGTGGGATAATTGCTCTCCTAGATGAAGCTTG cATGTTGCCAAGGTCAACACATGAAACATTTGCAGAGAAGCTGTACCAAACTTTTAAGAATCACCAGCGGTTCAGCAAGCCCAAATTTTCACGTTCAGACTTTACTATCCGTCACTATGCTGGCGAC GTCACATATCAGACAGAATTGTTTTTAGACAAAAACAAAGATTATGTTGTTGCTGAGCATCAAGAACTCTTGGGTGCTTCTGGGTGTACTTTTGTTGCAGATCTCTTCCCACCTCTTTCTGAGGACTCATCAAAATCTTCAAAGTTCTCATCGATAGGTCTAAGATTTAAG CAACAACTTCAAACGTTATTGGAAACCCTAAGTGCTACTCAGCCCCACTATATTCgttgtgttaaaccaaataatctTCTGAAGCCAGCAATTTTCGAGAACCATAATGTGCTTCAGCAGCTTCGTTGTGGG GGGGTATTGGAGGCAATCAGGATAAGTTGTGCTGGGTTCCCAACACGACGCACATTTGATGAATTTATTGACCGCTTTGGAATTTTTGCATCTGAACTGTTAGATGAAAG TTCTGATGAGGCTGCTGTTACTAAGAGACTGATGGAGAAGGTGGATCTGAAAGGCTTTCAG ATAGGCAAAACCAAGGTGTTTCTTCGTGCTGGTCAGATGGCTGAATTAGATGCTCGTAGGAACGAAGTTCTAGGACTCTCAGCCAAGAAAATTCAAAGGAAATTTCGTTCATATTTGGCACGCAAAAATTTCATTTCACTCCGGAAATCAGCTATATCGATACAAGCTACATGCAGAG GACAAATTGCACGTCAACATTATCAAAATATGCAGAGGCAAGCTGCATCATTGATAATCCAGATGTATTTTCGTATGCACCTTGCAAGGAAAGCCTACACTGATTTGTGTTCTGCATCTGTTATCATTCAATCTGGTTTACGTGGGATGGTTGCTCGTAAGGAACTTCATTTTAGGCAGGAAACAAGGGCTGCAGTAATTATCCAG AGTTATTTCCGTCGACACTTGGCACGATCACACTATGCCAGGCTAAAGATGGCAGCAATCACGATGCAGTGTGCTTGGAGAGCACGAGTTGCCAGATGGGAGCTACGGAAACTTAAATTA GCCGCAAAGGAAACTGGTGCTCTCCAGGAAGCCAAAAATAAGTTGGAGAAGCAAGTTGAGGAACTCACATGGCGGCTGCAACTGGAGAAACGCATGAGG CTTGATCTGGAGGAATCAAAATCTCAAGAGATTACAAAGTTGCAAGTAGCCTTGCAGGACACGCAAGGACAGTTTAAAGAAACCAAAGCTTTATTAGTCAAGGAGAAGGAAGCTACCAAAAGGGCTGCAGAAGATGCTCCTGTTATACATGAGGTGCAGGTTACTGATACAGATTTAATTGATAAGGTCACTGCTGAAAATGAGAAACTTAAG GCTTTGGTGAGTTCTTTAGAAACTAGGATTCATGAAACCGAGAAGAAATATGAGGAAACAACCAAAATAAGTGAGGAAAGGCTGAAGAAATCGCTTGAGGCAGAGTCAAAGATAACTGAACTGAAAAATTCAGTGAAAAg CCTGCAAGAGAAACTGTCTAACATGGAATCTGAGAATCAAGTTTTACGACAGCAGGCCTTGTTGCATTCATCTGTCAAAAGCCCACCTGAACAT AGCATAGATGGTGTTTCTGAGCTCAATAAAGAGACTAAG GATTTTGAAACTGTTCCTCCTGCTATTAAAAACCTTGCCAGGTTTGATTCTAGGATAAGGAAATCTTACATAGATAGGCAGCAT GAGAATGTTGACACACTTATAAAATGTGTGGTTCAAAATATTGGTTTTGATCTAGGAAAGCCAGCTGCTGCATTGACTATATACAAATGTCTTCTCCACTGGAAGTTATTTGAAGCAGAAAAAACAAGTGTTTTTGACCGGCTTATCCAGATGATTGGTTCTGCGATTGAG GATGATGAGAGCAATGATCATCTAGCTTATTGGTTATCAAACACATCTACTTTGTTATGCCTATTACAAAAGAGTCTTAAAGCTTCTGGTGCAGTTGTTGGCACACCACGCCGGAAACCTCCCCCACCAACATCCTTATTTGGGCGTATGGCACTA GGTTTCCGCTCTTCTTCAAGCCTTCCTGTGGATGGACTTGCTTTTGTGCGCCAAGTAGAGGCCAAGTATCCGGCCTTGCTTTTCAAGCAACAGCTCACAGCTTATGTGGAGAAAATTTTTGGAATCATTCGTGAGAATACAAAAAAAGAATTAACTTCATTGATTTCATTGTGTTTACAG GCGCCAAAAACAGCAAAAACAAAAAGTATGGTGAGAGGACGTTCATTTGGAAATTCAACTCAAAACAGCACCTGGCAGAGTATCATTGACAACCTTGATAACCTGCTAATAACATTgcaagaaaattat GTGCCTGCAGTCCTAATCCGAAATATATTTACTCAAGTTTTCTCTTTCATTAATGTCCAACTCTTTAACAG TCTTCTCCTGCGCCGAGAATGTTGCTCCTTTAGCAATGGAGAGTATATGAAATCTGGCTTGTCTGAGCTGGAACTGTGGTTTGCTAAAGCAAAGCCAGAG CATGTTGGGTCATCATGGGACGAACTTAAGCACACAAGACAGGCTGTTGGTTTCTTG GTAATATTTCAGAAGTATAGGATTTCCTACGATGAGATAGTCAATGACCTATGCCCA GTGCTGAGTGTCCAACAACTGTACAAAATTTGCACGCAGTATTGGGATGACAAATATAACAGTCAAAGTGTCTCTCCGACT GTCCTTTCCGACATGAATACATTAATGATAAAGGATTCTGCTGATGCTGACAGCGATAGTGCTTTTCTGTTGGAAGATGATCCCAG CATCCCCTTCTCACTGGACGAAGTATCAAGTTCTATACAGGATAAGGACTTACATGGTGTCAAACCACCAGAGGATCTCCTCAAAAATCCAGCCTTCCAATTTTTGAATGACTAA
- the LOC135635341 gene encoding zinc finger protein ZAT5-like translates to MEAAEEASGIDVGECGSCNGEFLQPAVVAKGKRTKRQRSHPRLHTVLADSSSTSSSEHSESKTEEDEDVANCLILLAQGRARLTDPGPGPEGLPGEAADGDGGGVAQKSSSRRPPEAAATTGCAYECKTCSRWFPSFQALGGHRASHKKPKLTAAATIAIEERKESIHDRLLQTSTNRFSHPVRGVDQSNTKTKTHECSICGSEFSSGQALGGHMRRHRPPVAAIPESQDIKKERFLLPLDLNLPAPINDDAQIPPPPASPFAPGRPLVFAASASALVDCRY, encoded by the coding sequence ATGGAAGCTGCAGAAGAAGCCTCGGGCATCGACGTCGGCGAGTGCGGCAGCTGCAACGGGGAATTCCTACAGCCTGCCGTCGTCGCGAAGGGCAAGCGCACGAAGCGGCAGCGGAGCCACCCGCGGCTGCACACGGTCCTCGCTGACTCTTCGTCGACCTCCTCGTCCGAGCACTCGGAGAGCAAAACCGAGGAGGACGAGGACGTGGCCAACTGCCTCATCCTTCTTGCGCAGGGCCGCGCCCGACTCACCGATCCCGGGCCTGGACCGGAAGGCCTACCAGGAGAGGCCGCCgatggcgacggcggcggcgtgGCCCAGAAGTCCAGTAGCAGAAGGCCTCCTGAGGCCGCGGCGACAACCGGCTGCGCCTATGAATGCAAGACGTGCAGCAGATGGTTCCCGTCGTTCCAGGCGCTCGGCGGGCACCGTGCCAGCCACAAGAAACCTAAGCTGACCGCCGCGGCGACGATCGCCATCGAGGAAAGAAAAGAATCGATCCATGATCGCCTGCTGCAAACAAGTACGAATCGTTTCTCGCATCCGGTTCGTGGTGTTGATCAGAGTAACACTAAGACGAAGACCCACGAGTGCTCGATATGCGGTTCAGAGTTCAGTTCTGGACAGGCGCTCGGCGGCCACATGAGGCGGCACAGGCCACCGGTGGCGGCCATTCCAGAGAGCCAAGACATCAAGAAGGAGAGGTTCCTTCTTCCTTTGGATTTAAACCTCCCGGCGCCCATCAACGACGACGCTCAGATCCCTCCTCCGCCAGCTTCCCCATTCGCCCCTGGGCGACCGCTCGTCTTCGCGGCGTCCGCCTCAGCTCTTGTCGACTGCCGCTACTAA